A DNA window from Hymenobacter aquaticus contains the following coding sequences:
- a CDS encoding peptidylprolyl isomerase → MIQFVRSSARGALLGMGLLAGTITTSYAQLGVGRPVGRQLADAIIVKVDNQIVLRSDLELAYAQQVQQAQGKPVPSDLRCKILQSIVLNKLMLAKAETDSVVVEDAQVKNELDRRMAYFVQQIGSEKKLEEYYNKPIKQLKDDLRPQVKEQLIQQKMQETIAGKVSVTPREVRQYFNRIPKDSLPYFSTEVEVGQIVKLAQVNPKAKQETITKLNDIRARIQAGESFETLAKQYSEDPGSGAQGGYLGFFKRKELVPEYEAAALRLEPGQLSPIVESQFGFHLIQLIERKGDSYSTRHILLKPAAGGSDVNEAATQLAKLRTRILADSLSFAKAAKDNSDDKQTSGNGGLLANRQDGGSYLPLDKLDPAIFFTIDTMKVGHITPPLPYRTDDGKDAMRIIWLKSNTPPHQANLKDDYQKISQAALNEKKNKALDEWFLKNRGSVYLEVDPQYADCKLLDAVY, encoded by the coding sequence ATGATTCAATTCGTTCGTTCATCGGCCCGCGGGGCCCTGCTTGGCATGGGTTTGCTGGCTGGCACTATCACCACTAGCTACGCCCAGCTCGGCGTGGGCCGCCCCGTCGGCCGGCAGCTGGCCGACGCCATCATCGTGAAGGTGGACAACCAGATTGTGCTGCGCTCCGACCTGGAGCTGGCCTACGCCCAGCAGGTGCAGCAGGCCCAGGGCAAGCCCGTACCGTCGGATCTGCGCTGCAAAATCCTGCAGAGCATCGTGCTCAACAAGCTGATGCTGGCCAAAGCCGAAACCGACTCGGTGGTGGTGGAAGATGCCCAGGTGAAGAACGAGTTGGACCGCCGCATGGCCTATTTCGTGCAGCAGATTGGCTCGGAGAAAAAGCTGGAGGAGTACTACAACAAGCCCATCAAGCAGCTCAAGGACGACCTGCGGCCCCAGGTGAAGGAGCAGCTGATTCAGCAGAAAATGCAGGAAACCATTGCCGGCAAAGTCTCCGTGACGCCGCGCGAGGTGCGCCAGTATTTCAACCGCATTCCCAAAGACAGCCTGCCCTACTTCTCGACCGAAGTGGAAGTGGGCCAGATTGTGAAGCTGGCCCAGGTGAACCCCAAGGCCAAGCAGGAAACCATTACCAAGCTCAACGACATCCGTGCCCGGATTCAGGCCGGGGAAAGCTTCGAGACGCTAGCCAAGCAGTACTCCGAAGACCCCGGCTCGGGGGCGCAGGGCGGCTACCTGGGCTTTTTCAAGCGCAAGGAGCTGGTGCCCGAGTACGAAGCCGCGGCCCTGCGGCTGGAGCCCGGCCAACTCTCGCCCATCGTGGAGTCGCAGTTTGGCTTCCACCTGATTCAGCTCATTGAGCGCAAAGGCGACAGTTACAGCACCCGCCACATTCTGCTCAAGCCCGCTGCCGGCGGCAGCGACGTGAACGAGGCGGCCACCCAGCTGGCCAAGCTGCGCACCCGCATTCTGGCCGACAGCCTGTCCTTCGCCAAGGCGGCCAAAGACAACTCCGATGACAAGCAGACCAGCGGCAACGGCGGCCTGCTGGCCAACCGCCAGGACGGCGGCAGCTACCTGCCCCTCGACAAGCTCGACCCGGCCATCTTCTTTACCATCGACACGATGAAAGTGGGCCACATCACCCCGCCCCTGCCCTACCGCACCGACGACGGCAAGGACGCCATGCGCATCATCTGGCTGAAGTCGAACACCCCGCCTCACCAGGCCAACCTGAAGGACGACTACCAGAAAATCTCGCAGGCGGCCCTGAATGAAAAGAAAAACAAGGCGCTGGACGAGTGGTTTCTGAAAAACCGCGGCTCCGTCTACCTCGAAGTAGACCCGCAGTATGCCGACTGCAAGCTGCTCGACGCGGTTTATTAA
- a CDS encoding AAA family ATPase, which yields MRTFSSDKEAADALAASYRTLRQEIGKVIIGQDEVVRLVLTAVFSQGHCLLVGVPGLAKTLLIQTIADSLDLSFNRIQFTPDLMPSDIVGSETMNQQRDFQFVKGPVFANIVLADEINRTPPKTQAALLESMQEYSVTVAGKRYPLERPFFVLATQNPIEQEGTYPLPEAQLDRFMFNIELGYPSYEAELQIVKNTTSDTKPSVSKILHSDDIQAFQHLVRRVPVADNVVEYAVGLVHKTRPNTERAASRVNQLLEWGAGPRASQHLIVGAKCNALLNGKYSPDIEDVKAIALPILRHRLVRNFKAEAEGISIDQIVRELL from the coding sequence ATGCGCACTTTCTCTTCTGATAAAGAAGCCGCCGACGCCCTGGCTGCCTCCTACCGTACGTTGCGCCAGGAAATCGGCAAGGTCATTATTGGGCAGGATGAAGTGGTCCGGCTGGTGCTGACGGCGGTTTTCTCCCAGGGCCACTGCCTGCTGGTGGGCGTGCCGGGGCTGGCCAAAACCCTGCTCATCCAGACCATTGCCGACTCGCTCGACCTGTCGTTCAACCGGATTCAGTTTACCCCCGACCTGATGCCCTCCGACATCGTGGGCTCGGAGACGATGAACCAGCAGCGCGACTTTCAGTTTGTGAAAGGGCCCGTGTTTGCCAACATCGTGCTGGCCGACGAAATCAACCGGACGCCGCCCAAAACCCAGGCGGCCCTGCTCGAAAGCATGCAGGAGTATTCCGTGACCGTCGCCGGCAAGCGCTACCCCCTGGAGCGGCCCTTCTTCGTGCTGGCCACCCAGAACCCGATTGAGCAGGAAGGCACTTACCCGCTGCCCGAGGCCCAGCTCGACCGGTTTATGTTCAACATCGAGCTGGGCTACCCCAGCTACGAGGCCGAGCTGCAGATTGTCAAGAACACGACGTCAGATACCAAGCCCAGCGTCAGCAAAATCCTGCACTCCGACGATATTCAGGCATTTCAGCACTTGGTGCGCCGCGTGCCGGTAGCCGACAACGTGGTGGAATACGCCGTGGGCCTGGTACACAAAACCCGCCCCAACACCGAGCGGGCCGCCTCGCGCGTAAACCAGCTGCTGGAGTGGGGTGCCGGGCCGCGGGCTTCGCAGCACCTCATCGTGGGCGCTAAGTGCAACGCCTTGCTCAACGGCAAATACTCGCCCGACATTGAGGACGTAAAAGCCATTGCCCTCCCGATCTTGCGCCACCGCCTGGTGCGCAACTTCAAAGCCGAGGCCGAAGGCATCAGCATCGACCAGATCGTCAGGGAATTACTGTAG
- the guaB gene encoding IMP dehydrogenase produces MAHALPKIAFEALTYDDVLLLPAYSEVLPRDADTSSQLTRNIRLKLPFVSAAMDTVTEADMAIAMAQEGGIGIIHKNMSIKAQAELVRRVKRSESGMILDPFTLEETASLGDAKRLMRDNKIGGIPIVDGQRRLKGILTNRDLRFEKDMDRPVAEVMTKDKLVTANAGTELAHAEEILQDSKVEKLPVVDTEGRLVGLITYRDIRKRRRSPNACKDEFGRLRVGAAVGVTPDLLDRVAALAEAGVDVVSVDTAHGHSKGVLDAVRSIKARFPKLEVIAGNVATAAGARALADAGADAVKVGVGPGSICTTRIIAGIGVPQLSAVMEAAKGLEGTGVPLIADGGVKFSGDAVKALAGGASSIMVGSLLAGTEEAPGEVTLYEGRKYKSYRGMGSVEAMEDGSKDRYFQDAEDDVKKLVPEGIVGRVPFKGAASEVLYQLAGGLRAGMGYCGAASIEDLQQAQMVRITGAGLRESHPHDVQITREAPNYSSR; encoded by the coding sequence ATGGCCCACGCGCTGCCCAAAATTGCCTTCGAGGCGCTTACCTACGACGACGTCCTGCTGCTACCTGCCTATTCGGAGGTACTGCCCCGCGACGCGGACACCAGCTCCCAGCTTACCCGCAACATCCGCCTGAAGCTGCCGTTCGTCTCGGCCGCCATGGATACCGTCACGGAAGCCGATATGGCCATTGCCATGGCCCAGGAAGGCGGCATCGGCATCATCCACAAGAACATGAGCATCAAGGCCCAGGCCGAGTTGGTGCGCCGCGTGAAACGCTCGGAGAGCGGGATGATCCTGGACCCGTTTACCCTGGAGGAAACCGCCTCCCTCGGCGACGCCAAGCGCCTGATGCGCGACAACAAGATTGGCGGTATCCCCATCGTCGACGGCCAGCGCCGCCTCAAGGGCATCCTCACCAACCGCGACCTGCGCTTCGAAAAGGACATGGACCGCCCCGTGGCCGAGGTCATGACCAAGGATAAGCTCGTCACGGCCAACGCCGGCACCGAGCTGGCCCACGCCGAGGAAATCCTCCAGGACTCGAAAGTGGAGAAGCTGCCCGTGGTGGACACCGAAGGCCGCCTGGTGGGCCTCATCACCTACCGCGACATTCGCAAGCGCCGCCGCAGCCCCAACGCCTGCAAGGATGAGTTCGGCCGCCTGCGCGTCGGGGCCGCCGTGGGCGTCACGCCCGATTTGCTGGACCGCGTGGCCGCCCTGGCCGAGGCCGGCGTGGACGTGGTCAGCGTGGATACGGCCCACGGCCACAGCAAAGGCGTGCTCGACGCGGTGCGCAGCATCAAGGCCCGGTTTCCTAAGCTGGAAGTAATTGCCGGCAACGTCGCCACCGCCGCCGGGGCCCGCGCCCTGGCCGATGCCGGCGCCGATGCCGTGAAGGTGGGCGTCGGGCCCGGCTCGATCTGCACCACCCGCATCATTGCCGGTATCGGGGTGCCCCAGCTCTCGGCCGTGATGGAAGCCGCCAAGGGCCTCGAAGGCACCGGCGTCCCCCTCATTGCCGACGGCGGCGTGAAGTTCAGCGGCGACGCGGTGAAGGCCCTGGCCGGCGGCGCGTCTTCCATCATGGTAGGCTCGTTGCTGGCCGGCACCGAGGAAGCCCCGGGCGAGGTGACGCTCTACGAGGGCCGCAAGTACAAGTCGTACCGCGGCATGGGCTCGGTCGAAGCCATGGAGGACGGCTCCAAGGACCGGTACTTCCAGGATGCCGAAGACGACGTGAAGAAGCTCGTGCCCGAGGGCATCGTGGGCCGCGTGCCGTTCAAAGGCGCCGCCAGTGAGGTGCTCTACCAGCTGGCCGGCGGCCTGCGGGCCGGCATGGGCTACTGCGGCGCGGCCAGCATCGAAGACTTGCAGCAGGCCCAGATGGTGCGCATCACCGGGGCCGGCCTGCGCGAGAGTCACCCCCACGACGTACAGATTACCCGGGAAGCCCCCAACTACAGCAGCCGCTAA
- a CDS encoding ATP-binding protein, whose translation MKNAIRISCSRHNLKVVRDFVSAYLATYGLSDLQLNQIILAVDEVVANLIIHANHEDESQFLDLRLSVEQQVFEIEIQDDSKSSYQPSLYKEPDLQEHIRIGKKGGVGMTLVNRIMDRVEFVTIGSHNVCRLYKRIV comes from the coding sequence ATGAAAAACGCAATCCGCATCAGTTGCAGCCGCCACAACCTTAAAGTGGTGCGCGATTTTGTAAGCGCCTACCTGGCGACTTACGGCTTGTCGGATTTGCAGCTCAACCAGATTATCCTGGCCGTCGACGAAGTGGTGGCCAACCTGATTATCCACGCCAACCACGAAGACGAGTCGCAGTTCCTGGATTTGCGGCTGAGCGTGGAACAGCAGGTATTCGAGATTGAAATCCAGGACGACAGCAAATCCTCCTACCAACCATCCCTGTACAAAGAGCCCGACCTGCAGGAGCACATCCGCATCGGCAAGAAAGGCGGCGTGGGCATGACCCTGGTCAACCGCATCATGGACCGCGTGGAGTTCGTCACCATTGGCAGCCACAACGTCTGCCGCCTGTATAAACGCATCGTGTAA
- a CDS encoding peptidylprolyl isomerase → MHKRILYAGPLAAALLAAGCQTTKSTTAAKQPVIETLSTHEVPVGEFAYVYRKNNGSAPEFGTRPSVQEYLDLYTNFKLKVLEAEQRGLDTTQAFKRELEGYKQQLAQPYLTEKSVTDQLVREAYDRMSKEVSASHILLRLAPDASPADTLAAYNKIMALRQRVTGGEDFNKVAAETSEDPSARDNGGKLGYFTAMQMVYPFESAAYRTKVGEVSQPVRTRFGYHIIKVNDVRTAQGEIKVAHLMIRATPGMPKADSVTAKKKIDELYSRLQRNEPWDKLVAQFSEDAGSAANGGELPPFGTGRMIPSFEEAAFRLQKPGDLSAPVQTPYGWHLIKLIEKQPVPKFEDMEASLKSKVSKDSRSELNRTAFLKRIRTENQFTENQAGKDYAFTKADTALVNGRFKYAAPAAAMKASKTPDGNTTLFSIKGKPYAVKDFLAYVQQNQRAKAGSDPKFTMQQLYDQYVDQTLTDFEKANLETKYEDYRMLVKEYRDGILLFQLMDEKVWSKAIEDTVGLQKFFADNQSKYQWEPRVQGTVISAATPQLLSQAQTQLKAGRYEVKRVVPQTVTFLVGKTNVIKNAWANLDRLASRLQTDTTLTLTVTGRTRRGESATLAATRANSVKSYLTAKGAPARHIKTTTSKTTSADGTTLLSMVSTSPAALEESLNEQNPLAVQIQQRSFQKGDNKVVDELLDKGPGTYTVSKDGRYYAVTIDKVLPAGPKTLAEARGQATSDYQNFLEKQWISQLREQYPVKVNQAEVDKLVTK, encoded by the coding sequence ATGCACAAACGCATTTTGTACGCCGGCCCGCTGGCCGCTGCACTGCTGGCCGCTGGCTGCCAGACTACCAAATCGACTACCGCCGCCAAACAGCCTGTTATTGAGACGCTGAGCACCCACGAGGTGCCGGTCGGGGAGTTTGCCTACGTGTACCGCAAAAACAACGGCTCGGCGCCCGAATTCGGCACCCGGCCCAGCGTCCAGGAATACCTGGACCTGTACACCAACTTCAAGCTCAAAGTCCTGGAAGCCGAGCAGCGCGGCCTCGATACCACCCAGGCGTTTAAGCGCGAGCTGGAAGGCTATAAGCAGCAGCTGGCCCAGCCCTACCTCACCGAGAAAAGCGTCACCGACCAGCTGGTGCGGGAAGCCTACGACCGGATGAGCAAGGAAGTCAGTGCCTCCCACATCCTGCTGCGCCTGGCCCCCGACGCCTCCCCCGCCGATACGCTGGCGGCCTACAACAAGATCATGGCCCTGCGCCAGCGCGTGACGGGCGGCGAGGACTTCAACAAAGTAGCCGCCGAAACCTCCGAAGATCCCTCGGCCCGCGACAACGGCGGCAAGCTGGGCTACTTCACGGCCATGCAGATGGTGTACCCGTTCGAGTCGGCCGCGTACCGCACCAAGGTGGGCGAGGTGTCGCAGCCGGTGCGCACCCGCTTCGGCTACCACATCATCAAGGTGAATGACGTGCGCACGGCCCAGGGCGAAATCAAGGTGGCTCACCTCATGATTCGGGCCACGCCCGGCATGCCCAAGGCCGACTCGGTAACGGCCAAGAAAAAGATTGACGAGCTCTACAGCCGCCTCCAGCGCAACGAGCCCTGGGACAAGCTGGTCGCCCAATTCTCGGAAGACGCCGGCTCGGCGGCCAACGGTGGCGAGCTGCCGCCCTTCGGCACCGGCCGCATGATTCCCTCCTTCGAGGAAGCCGCCTTCCGGCTCCAGAAGCCCGGCGACTTGTCGGCCCCGGTGCAGACGCCCTACGGCTGGCACCTGATCAAGCTGATTGAAAAGCAGCCCGTGCCCAAGTTTGAGGACATGGAAGCCTCGCTGAAAAGCAAAGTATCGAAGGACTCCCGCTCGGAGCTCAACCGCACGGCCTTCCTCAAGCGCATCCGCACCGAAAACCAGTTCACCGAAAACCAGGCCGGCAAAGACTACGCGTTTACCAAAGCCGATACGGCGCTGGTGAACGGCCGCTTTAAGTACGCCGCCCCGGCCGCGGCCATGAAGGCCAGCAAGACGCCGGACGGCAACACGACGCTGTTCAGCATCAAGGGCAAGCCGTACGCGGTGAAGGACTTCCTGGCCTACGTGCAGCAAAACCAGCGCGCCAAGGCTGGCTCCGACCCCAAGTTCACCATGCAGCAGCTCTACGACCAGTACGTGGACCAGACGCTGACGGACTTCGAGAAAGCCAACCTGGAAACTAAGTACGAAGACTACCGCATGCTCGTGAAAGAGTACCGCGACGGGATCCTGCTGTTCCAGCTGATGGACGAGAAAGTATGGTCGAAAGCCATTGAGGACACGGTGGGTCTGCAGAAATTCTTTGCCGACAACCAGAGCAAGTACCAGTGGGAGCCCCGCGTGCAGGGCACCGTTATCAGCGCCGCTACGCCCCAGCTGCTGAGCCAGGCCCAGACCCAGCTCAAAGCCGGCCGCTACGAGGTGAAGCGCGTGGTACCCCAGACCGTAACTTTCCTCGTGGGCAAAACCAACGTCATCAAGAATGCCTGGGCCAACCTCGACCGCCTGGCCAGCCGCCTGCAGACCGACACGACCCTGACCCTGACCGTAACGGGCCGCACCCGGCGCGGCGAGTCGGCGACGCTGGCCGCTACCCGCGCCAACAGCGTGAAGTCGTACCTGACGGCCAAGGGAGCCCCGGCCCGCCACATCAAGACCACGACCAGCAAAACTACCTCGGCCGATGGCACGACCCTGCTGAGCATGGTGAGCACCAGCCCCGCCGCCCTGGAAGAAAGCCTGAACGAGCAGAACCCGCTGGCCGTGCAGATTCAGCAGCGCAGCTTCCAGAAAGGCGACAACAAAGTAGTGGACGAGCTCCTGGACAAAGGCCCCGGCACCTACACCGTGAGCAAAGACGGCCGCTACTACGCCGTGACCATCGACAAGGTGCTGCCCGCCGGCCCCAAGACGCTGGCCGAAGCCCGTGGCCAAGCCACTTCCGACTACCAGAACTTCCTGGAAAAGCAGTGGATTTCGCAGCTGCGCGAGCAGTACCCGGTGAAAGTCAACCAGGCGGAAGTCGATAAGCTCGTTACGAAGTAA
- a CDS encoding STAS domain-containing protein, with product MKINQQTTENTLTLSLDGELDASSSVLLDSELTKPEVLDYKKVLIDCQRLNYISSAGLGVFISHLQRFQDAGVKLVFFNMQEKVHNVFEILGLDALMTIVPSEADATAL from the coding sequence ATGAAAATAAACCAACAAACCACCGAGAATACCCTTACCCTCAGCCTGGACGGCGAACTGGACGCCAGCTCGTCGGTTTTGCTGGACAGCGAGCTGACCAAGCCCGAGGTATTGGACTACAAAAAAGTGCTGATTGACTGCCAGCGCCTTAATTATATTTCTTCCGCGGGCCTGGGCGTCTTTATTTCCCACCTGCAGCGGTTTCAGGATGCGGGCGTGAAGCTGGTATTCTTCAACATGCAGGAAAAAGTGCATAACGTATTCGAGATTCTGGGCCTCGACGCTCTGATGACCATCGTGCCGTCGGAGGCCGACGCCACCGCTCTTTAA
- a CDS encoding GNAT family N-acetyltransferase — protein MSVAELPQVPVRAPRLTPRLTLRPYAAADAEAFFTVIDQNRERLLAAFPSRVAAVTTLADARQVLLAYHQDWQTRRLFVFGIWHTASGAYLGDISLKPAWTRAVTAEIGYYLSAQAEGQGYAQEALAAAVAFGFEPPIQATRLDIRCYANNPRSCAVAEKVGFRRLPARPRLWPLRTPEIHYYSLAPRA, from the coding sequence ATGAGTGTTGCTGAGCTGCCCCAAGTCCCCGTCCGCGCGCCCCGCCTCACGCCGCGCCTCACGCTCCGGCCCTACGCCGCCGCCGACGCGGAAGCCTTTTTTACCGTCATCGACCAGAACCGGGAGCGGCTGCTGGCCGCGTTTCCCTCCCGCGTAGCCGCCGTTACTACCCTGGCTGATGCCCGGCAGGTGCTCCTGGCTTATCACCAGGACTGGCAGACGCGGCGCCTGTTTGTGTTCGGCATCTGGCACACGGCCTCCGGCGCTTACCTCGGCGACATCAGCCTGAAGCCGGCCTGGACCCGGGCCGTAACGGCGGAAATCGGCTATTACCTGTCGGCGCAGGCCGAGGGCCAGGGCTACGCCCAGGAAGCCTTGGCCGCGGCCGTAGCTTTCGGGTTTGAGCCCCCCATTCAGGCTACCCGCCTCGATATTCGCTGCTACGCCAACAATCCGCGCAGCTGCGCCGTGGCCGAGAAAGTCGGCTTCCGGCGGCTGCCCGCCCGCCCGCGCCTGTGGCCTTTGCGTACCCCCGAAATTCACTACTACAGCTTAGCGCCCCGGGCCTGA
- a CDS encoding GAF domain-containing SpoIIE family protein phosphatase produces the protein MPVRQKLKAIVLPFTVLSWLILLISTLLHASPAAAARVGLPPQWVTLLAQAAFVAGVFVYQRSRPDPLRGTDFVGLLRRLVLGPGVLATVCVGLHLAERLIQYENPTTDRLLFATIYTVNLALFVVFLAYTNYSWRSLVLFRSTARLRRDWLWFELLLGITLLFRLFAWTPPLPVAYFIMGGLAVFGVYMSGNQKWVAYLNRRQKWEVVFLQLALLLCLGIFTVYFLRIAKDPKLVAPEPQHAFLLLTVFFAGFYSLSGLLVTFFNLPTAGVFEQKREEILSLQRLTQLIQKGQSEEEVYQMLFEAAIQTVEADAAWLDIDTEGELHLAQRFNVSEEHVQAIRTLLTDYNLGQIEYLNNDLPNSNGFRTLELPYGSLIVMPMRSAKRQYGALYMLKEQRQSFDRENLGILQTFTSQTVLSIENLQLVAASIQNERVKEELKIASSVQDSLIPKDLPIDNWFEIGSHALAAKEVGGDFYDFLHLPGKRLAILIGDVSGKGITAAFHMAQMKGIFHALMQENPLAKNDREKFPVPSKFMSMANQALTHCLEKSSFITAALYIIDYEHGGFVFARAGHCHTLYYHSIKEEVSYFRTAGLGLGIIRNDAYEKHIKNQFYDYNPGDVMVIYTDGIVEARGAGQEEYGEERLKQQLEHTYYLDANEIKQHILDDLNEFSKGQPMHDDQTLLVIKFKAAQPEAGN, from the coding sequence ATGCCCGTCCGACAGAAACTGAAAGCTATTGTATTGCCCTTCACCGTGCTGAGCTGGTTGATACTGCTTATCAGTACCCTGTTGCATGCCAGTCCGGCCGCCGCCGCCCGCGTGGGTTTGCCACCCCAGTGGGTCACGCTGCTGGCCCAGGCCGCCTTCGTGGCCGGCGTGTTCGTGTACCAGCGCAGCCGCCCCGACCCGTTGCGGGGCACCGACTTCGTGGGCCTGCTGCGCCGCCTGGTGCTGGGGCCCGGCGTACTGGCCACCGTGTGCGTGGGCCTGCACCTGGCCGAGCGCCTGATTCAGTACGAGAACCCCACCACCGACCGGCTGCTGTTTGCCACGATTTACACCGTGAACCTGGCGCTGTTCGTCGTTTTCCTGGCGTACACCAACTATTCCTGGCGCTCTTTGGTGCTGTTTCGGTCCACGGCCCGCCTGCGCCGCGACTGGCTCTGGTTTGAGCTGCTGCTGGGCATCACGCTCCTGTTTCGCCTGTTTGCCTGGACGCCGCCGCTGCCGGTAGCCTACTTTATTATGGGCGGCCTGGCCGTCTTCGGGGTGTATATGAGCGGCAACCAGAAATGGGTAGCCTACCTGAACCGCCGCCAGAAGTGGGAAGTAGTATTCCTGCAGCTGGCGCTGCTGCTGTGCCTGGGTATCTTCACGGTCTACTTCCTGCGCATCGCCAAAGACCCCAAGCTGGTCGCCCCCGAGCCCCAGCACGCGTTTTTGCTGCTCACGGTCTTCTTTGCCGGGTTCTACTCCCTGTCGGGTTTGCTCGTGACGTTCTTCAACCTGCCCACGGCCGGCGTATTTGAGCAGAAGCGCGAGGAAATCCTCAGCCTGCAGCGCCTCACCCAGCTGATTCAGAAGGGCCAGAGCGAGGAGGAAGTGTACCAGATGCTGTTCGAGGCCGCCATTCAGACCGTGGAAGCCGACGCCGCCTGGCTCGACATCGACACCGAGGGCGAATTGCACCTGGCCCAGCGCTTCAACGTCAGCGAGGAGCACGTGCAGGCCATCCGCACCCTGCTCACCGACTACAACCTGGGCCAGATCGAATACCTCAACAACGACCTGCCCAACAGCAACGGCTTCCGCACCCTGGAACTGCCCTACGGCTCCCTGATTGTGATGCCCATGCGCTCGGCCAAGCGCCAGTACGGGGCCCTCTACATGCTGAAAGAGCAGCGCCAGAGCTTCGACCGCGAAAACCTGGGCATCCTGCAAACCTTCACCAGCCAGACGGTGCTTAGCATCGAGAACCTGCAGCTGGTGGCCGCTTCCATCCAGAACGAGCGGGTTAAGGAAGAGCTCAAGATTGCCTCCTCGGTGCAGGACAGCCTGATTCCCAAGGACCTGCCCATCGACAACTGGTTTGAAATCGGCTCCCACGCCCTGGCGGCCAAGGAAGTCGGCGGCGACTTCTACGACTTTCTGCACCTGCCCGGCAAGCGCCTGGCCATCCTCATCGGCGACGTCTCGGGCAAGGGCATCACGGCGGCCTTCCACATGGCCCAGATGAAGGGCATTTTCCACGCCCTGATGCAGGAAAATCCGCTGGCTAAAAACGACCGGGAGAAGTTTCCAGTACCCAGCAAGTTCATGTCGATGGCCAACCAGGCCCTGACTCACTGCCTGGAAAAGTCGTCGTTTATCACCGCCGCCCTCTACATCATCGACTACGAGCACGGGGGCTTCGTCTTTGCCCGCGCCGGCCACTGCCACACGCTGTACTACCACTCCATCAAGGAGGAAGTGTCGTATTTCCGCACGGCCGGCCTGGGCCTGGGCATCATCCGCAACGACGCCTACGAGAAGCACATCAAGAACCAGTTCTACGACTACAACCCCGGCGACGTGATGGTGATTTACACCGACGGCATCGTGGAGGCCCGCGGCGCGGGCCAGGAAGAGTACGGCGAGGAGCGCCTCAAGCAGCAGCTCGAGCACACGTATTATCTGGACGCCAACGAAATCAAGCAGCACATTCTCGACGACCTCAACGAGTTCAGCAAGGGCCAGCCCATGCACGACGACCAGACGCTGCTGGTCATCAAGTTTAAAGCAGCTCAACCAGAAGCCGGCAACTAA